The Helianthus annuus cultivar XRQ/B chromosome 15, HanXRQr2.0-SUNRISE, whole genome shotgun sequence genomic sequence TACAATTTTGAAAAACCAAAGTATAAAAATTGACTCAAACCGGCTATCAGATCACCAAACTGCTAAAATTGGTCTAATAACACTACATTGATCTGTTTGTAATGTGAGTTGTTTTCTACGATTAACTTACTAAGAATTTTGGCGCAGTTTTTTTACCAAGTGTCATTTTTTGATGAAATTTATCTACAATTAAGATTCTTCTTAATTGTATAgtactttttcaaaaatatattccTTCGTAATCTTTTACTTTGCATTAGCAACTTCTACATCAACAAATCACTAAAATGAATTCCTAAAGAAGGTGATGAACGGTGATGACAAGCAATTAACAACATGATGACAATTTTTAACAATTCATTTCCGAAATATGCAAGTTCAAATCCAGCCCACATTTGTGGGTTCCAGAACTCAGTGCGTcttaaaaaatttagaaaaaagtAGTGAGAGTTAAATAGAATTTACCAAAAAGAACTCATTAAAATAAAATCCTTCACGAGCCTTAATAAAGATGTTATTCACTCATTTATAAGAATGTTAAGGGGGTGTATATTTTATGTTATGTACAATAGATaaacaattggatgaaatttTTGACTGAAAACATACAattcatatataataataactagAAATTCAAACCCGCGCGTTGCGCAGGAGTTAAGTCGATATCGGTTTGGTTAGTTATTATACAAACACACGCTATAGAAATCAAAACAGAAAACCCCAATAAGGGTCTAATATGAGCAAGATGATATCTCTTTGTATTCGATTTATTGCGGCGGGAATTAGGTTGATATCATTTTGGTTAGTTATGGTACCAACACTCGCTATAGCAATAGAAAAATAAAATTCGAAAAAAAGTCTAATATAAGCAAGATGATATCTGTGTGTATTCGGATTGTTGGGGTGGCTCACATTTGCACATCAAAACGTAAATAGAAAAACATATTACATAGCAATTTTAAAATCGTAAGTAAAGGCGCACATATTCATCTTTTTTATTGAAGTTGTGACGACTTTGTTTATATCATCCATCACAACTAATATATTATACACGCGAACATAATCAAGTGGTTATAATTAATtagtaaataaaaataactatTACAACTATTTAGAAAAATATATGGATGTTTTATAAACAATATAATTTAatgtataataaaagaaaaataatttAATGTATAATAAAATTGTTGGCACTACGTTTTTTcaattatttaaataaataaataatatccTTTTTAATTGTAACTAATAAACCCTAAAAGAAAGTATTTGTTAAATTGAATTAAATATATACGGACGTCAGACATTTGTTAACTAAAATTGATAAAGGCTACAACTCTTGTTTCTCTCTCCCTCAAAACCTCCGCACAGCCTCTCAAAGTTCTATACCTTTCGGACATTCACAAGACCGTCTTCTCCGGCGGGGGATGTGGAGGTGTTATACTGCCATCACCCGTCTTCTCCGGAGCGCAATACCACTGAGGCAAAAACCCCCTATACACTAAGAATCCGTCGGATCTGAGTAAAAAAACGACCGGAGGCGCCGGCGGTGGTTTTGTGAGTTTCTAGTTGTTCACCTGAGATCTTAGTTTGTTCTTGGATGTAAATCTCGTTTGTAATTCGTCTTCAGAGTTTCAATAATAATCTTTTGCTATTCTGAGAGTATATACATAACCCACTTTCACGCTGTTATTTTTTGCTGGGTGCCACCACCACCTCTCATCATGAAACCCAAACACGATCATCTCCGGTTAACCCCCACCATCTCTCATCACCTACCAAAACCACTCACCATCGTCGGAGAAGAAACAATTTTAGTGGTGGTGATGAGATATGGTTATGGTGGTGACGGTAGCACCGGTGGTGGGGAAGATCTGGAAACGGTGGTAGTTAGGcctttaattttgttttattcaAGAAATAAAGATTGCAACGAGGCCCAAAACTGGCATGCTGAGAGGGTAAATCAAGGAAGCAAACTTCAGTGGCAAAAAGCAAAAGTCAAAAAGACTCCTGACGCAAATGGACGATGTCAATTGATATATAACAACTAGATGTTTACACCGCGCTACGCGCGGTCGGGGCGGATTTAACATGGTTCCATGGGTTCCTAGGAACCCATTCGATTCGAAGAAAATGGGAAAAATTAGTATAAACCTTGTATGATCTtgaaaaaaataatgaaaattaGTGAAAAACTACCAAAAGGAACCCAGTGGAATCCGACCCTGGATTCGCCACTCGGCGGTCGAGTTTTCACATTGAGATACAGATAAAAGACACTTtcacaaattacatattttatcaCAGTTTGAACTTAAGTAAAACCATAACCTATTTAAATTATTATAAATCAATGTTTTTAAGAAGACTATAATAATATGTGATTCTAAGTTCCACATTATTGCAATTTGATAATGGAAAACTTAATTGTGGTATTGGGAAAACAAAACACTTAGTATTGAAGGTATCTAAACGTCTGAACAATACACAAAAGTCAAGTCACCAACTTCTTTTTGACTACTTCATTGTTCAAATCCATTTTGAAAGCTAAACTATCCACGACCGGTAACCCTTCCACCAAACACAAGCACCACCACCTGTTGCCGCTCAGACCCTCAGCACCAAACTGCCACCGCGACCATCATCACTACAACCCAACCACCTAGccacaaccacaaacaaaccatgTAAATTCTTGCCTCTCTCTCTTATATATGACCGGAAAAACTTAGACTCCATTGATTCCGATACACACCTTTGGTTGTTTCCTCATCTTTCCAACGGCGGATTGCCCCCACCGCCGCTCCAGAAAAACAATCTACACTGCTCCCCCTCCTCAATCCCTTGGCGGCCAAACTCAAACCACAAAACCCCGGCCGCCTAACCGCCACCATCACCgaacacaccaccaccaccaccaaaacacAGCCACTGTCACCACAGCAACACCACGATGTGAAGTAGGGTTTTGGCGGAAAGTCAAACGAAAATGCAGAAACCTTAGTGGCCAAAACGTAAAATTCTAAAACCATACTATTGTTCATTATGTTTGAAGTAGGGTTTTGGCACTGTCGGCTCCGCCGCTCTCCGGCCGAAAACAGTGTGCGAGAGAGAGAAAACGAAGGGGGTGGGGGTGTCATAGGAAGGAGAAGAGTTTTGGGGGTGTGTGCGTGTCGTCTGACCGGGTATACCGACGCCGGAATCCCTCCTCCGGCGACCGGAGGTGTGAGAGAGCAGAGAAGATGTTCTGGTGTTTGTGTGAACTTGTAAAAGGGAAAACTACCCTCTCCGTCTTCGTCTCTGTTTCAACTTCAGATCACCGCCATGATCTAAGTCTTAGATTGGTACCACTCACACGCCGGAGTACGCACCAGATCTTCACCGGATGCCCTTCATTCTCTCGTCggtgctctctctctctctgtctcacAACGCTTTCTTTGTTACTGAGGTGTGGATGTGTGTGGGGGACTTGAGTTGTTATCAAGTGTCCAAAAGCAAAAGCTAAAATCTAATGTGGTAAAAAAGAAAAATCCGAAAACTATCCTGACGCATTCATACGATGTgaattgatatatataataataatatagggtttttttttttaatttcttatcTATACCACCAAGTTATAACCATTTGtctatattaatattaattatatcCGTAAAGACGAGACAAGTCAATtagtcaaataaaaaaaatattgataTTTTATATCGTTCTCATACCATGAACACAAATTTAAGAAGGTAAATACTTTGTTATCTTGAGTTTCAACAAACTGAATCAAAGAATTATCTAAACATTCAATTTTCAAATCTAAACTCTAAAACTAGAATAACATAATGATAAGCACTATAACAGAATAACAATAAACTCGTATACATCTCTAACATATACTATGTATGTATATAACTCCAATTTAACCtctataaaacaaaacaaaactgcaATCCATAAACACAAATTCTTTCACCGAGAGAAAGGCAAATGGGGTTGATTGGAGACGACGATTACGATTACTTGTATAAAGTAGTTCTTATCGGTGACTCAGGTGTCGGTAAATCTAACCTTTTGTCACGATTTTCCAATAACAAATTCAGCCTTGACTTCAAGTCCACGATCGGGGTTGATTACGCTACTCGTAGAATTCAACTTGGTGGCCAAATCATCAAGGGCCAAATCTGGGATTCCGCTGGACAAGAAAGGTAACAATATTTTGTGCACACTATCAAGATCTTTATGTTATTATGTATAAAACTTGTTGAACAACTAACGATATATATGTGACAGACTTGTTTGATCATgcggttttatccctaaattgtGCGTACCATCttatttaacaaaatttaagTCGTTCTCACACGTCATAAACCTAACATAAAATTTGTAACTGTTTAGCTAAATATGTCGGGTTAATAAATGTTGTTGATTTTCTTACATCTAGATACCGAGCCATGACGAGCCCTTACTACCGAGGAGCACTGGGTGCATTAATCGTGTACGACATCACCCGAAAAGTAACATTTGAAAATGTGGAGCGATGGCTAAGGGAGCTTCGAGATCACACGGACCAAAACATTGTGGTAATGCTTGCTGGCAACAAGGCTGATCTAGCACACTTGAGAGCCGTTCCAACGGACGAAGCCAAGGCGTTTGCGGAAAGAGAGCACATGTTTTTTATGGAAACATCGGCTCTCAAGGCGATAAACGTTGAAAAAGCTTTCACCCAGTTATTGTCGCGGATCTATCAGGGTAAGAGCCCAAAACCAAAGGGACAAATGATTAATATTGGAAGTAAAGATAATCAAGTGTCTACTGGGAAGAAAGTCTCGTGTTGCTCTACGTGAGAGTTTGAAAACCACAATTACAAGGAAAAAGAAAACGGTGTTATGGTTTAGGGTGAATATTAGTGTTATATTGGTGTTATTATTAGCAAGATTTCCTTTTTGACTCTTTGTTATGTCATTAACCTTTAGTTTTAATCTACATTCTACACAATGGACTAGCATCATTTTTTAACTATGAGAATTAGATCATGTAAAACACAGGTTTCTTATGACTTTCAAGGGGTTAGGGTGGAAGGGGCACCATTCGGTGACCCCTTCGGTGAGCCTGTTTGCCGATTGGGAAGGTGCCGTGGTGCCGCCAACAAGCTTTCAGTGAACGGTGAAGTGGTGAAACGGTGAGTAGTCACCGATGCCAGAGGGGAGAGAGAGGGGCTTAATGGTAGGCACCACTCTCTt encodes the following:
- the LOC110909723 gene encoding ras-related protein RABA1g-like translates to MGLIGDDDYDYLYKVVLIGDSGVGKSNLLSRFSNNKFSLDFKSTIGVDYATRRIQLGGQIIKGQIWDSAGQERYRAMTSPYYRGALGALIVYDITRKVTFENVERWLRELRDHTDQNIVVMLAGNKADLAHLRAVPTDEAKAFAEREHMFFMETSALKAINVEKAFTQLLSRIYQGKSPKPKGQMINIGSKDNQVSTGKKVSCCST